ATGGGTATCGTTCTCGTAGACGGCCGGGAAGTAAGCGTGGGCGACCACGAGCGCTTAAACGGCATTCAGGCCGCCGAGCGCGCCGGCGTCGAGATTCCGCACTACTGCTGGCACGCGGGGCTGACGGTCGTGGCCAGTTGCCGGATGTGCCTGGTCGAGTCGGGCACGAAGAACCCCGATACCGGCGCCATTTCGATGATGCCCAAGCTGGTGCCCGCCTGCCAGACGCCCGCCAAAGACGGCACGGTGTTCGTCACCGATAGCGAGAACGTGCGCAAAGCCCGGGCCATGGTCGAAGAGGACCTGCTGATCGATCATCCGATCGACTGCCCGATCTGCGACAAGGCGGGGGAGTGCCGGCTGCAGGATTATCACTTCGAGCACGGGCAGAACGAGCGCCGCGCGGACATCCGCCCGTTCACCAGTCGCCGCCGCGACATGGGCGACACGGTCACGCTGTTCGTCGATCGTTGCGTGATGTGTACGCGGTGCGTGCGATTCACGCGCGAGATCAGCGGTACCAGCGAACTGATGGTGATCAACCGCGGCAGCCACGAAGAGATCGACGTTCTGGCCGGCTTTCCGCTGGACAACAAGCTCTCGGGCAACGTCGTCGACCTGTGCCCGGTGGGCGCGCTGGGAGACAAGGATTTCCTCTATCAGCAGCGCGTGTGGTTCCTCAAGCAACACGCGGGCGTGTGTACCGGTTGCTCGACCGGCTGCTCGATCACGGTTGAAGAGAATCAAGATCACGTGTGGCGGCTGAAGCCGCGCGAGAACCCACACGTCAACAAGTGGTGGATGTGCGACGATGGGCGCTACGGATACCACCACGTCCACAGCCCCGCGCGGCAAGTCGGCTTACGGAAGTTGGAAGACGAGGTTTACGCCAACATCGAGTGGGCGGCGCTTCCGGCCGAATTGCAAGCGAGCCTGGTCGCAGTGGGCCGATTGGCCGCGGTGTTATCTCCGCACTTGACGGTCGAAGAAGCCTACCTGCTGGCCAAGTACATTCGCGGCATTGATGCCGGCGCGGTGATCTCGGTCGGGCCGGTGCCGGTCGTCGGTGAGGAGGAAACGTTTAAGAACGGCTTCACGATTCGCGCTGAGAAGGCCCCCAATCGCCGCGGCGTGGAAGAGGTTGTCAAGCACTTTGGCGGTCACATGAAGTTCGAGGAGCTTCTTGCCACGCTCGACGGTGGCGAGATTCGCGCCGCATGGGTTACAGGCGGCTACCCCTCGGCCTGGCACGATGCCGAATTGGCTGAACGATTCTCCGATCTCGACGTGCTCGTCGTGCAGGATATGTTCGATTCGCCGTTGTGGAACCGGGCGACCTACCAGGTGCCCGGCGGTTCATTTGCTGAACGCGACGGCTCGTACGTCAATCACGCCGATCGCCTGCAGCACGCCCGCTGGGCCGTCCGCCCGCCGACCGGCGCGTGGGTCGAAGGGCCCTTGTATTGGCGGCTGCTGCAGCGCCCGGGCATGTACAACTCGCGCAAGGTGCTGGATGAAATTGCGGCCGAGATTCCGTATTTTGCCG
The Pirellulales bacterium DNA segment above includes these coding regions:
- a CDS encoding 2Fe-2S iron-sulfur cluster-binding protein: MGIVLVDGREVSVGDHERLNGIQAAERAGVEIPHYCWHAGLTVVASCRMCLVESGTKNPDTGAISMMPKLVPACQTPAKDGTVFVTDSENVRKARAMVEEDLLIDHPIDCPICDKAGECRLQDYHFEHGQNERRADIRPFTSRRRDMGDTVTLFVDRCVMCTRCVRFTREISGTSELMVINRGSHEEIDVLAGFPLDNKLSGNVVDLCPVGALGDKDFLYQQRVWFLKQHAGVCTGCSTGCSITVEENQDHVWRLKPRENPHVNKWWMCDDGRYGYHHVHSPARQVGLRKLEDEVYANIEWAALPAELQASLVAVGRLAAVLSPHLTVEEAYLLAKYIRGIDAGAVISVGPVPVVGEEETFKNGFTIRAEKAPNRRGVEEVVKHFGGHMKFEELLATLDGGEIRAAWVTGGYPSAWHDAELAERFSDLDVLVVQDMFDSPLWNRATYQVPGGSFAERDGSYVNHADRLQHARWAVRPPTGAWVEGPLYWRLLQRPGMYNSRKVLDEIAAEIPYFAVAADEIPETGVDLKINQLAAAQT